Proteins from one Drosophila gunungcola strain Sukarami chromosome 3R, Dgunungcola_SK_2, whole genome shotgun sequence genomic window:
- the LOC128266304 gene encoding uncharacterized protein LOC128266304 isoform X6 gives MFGCIYQLWDWLEAPPLFTAGTMDAKKLQQLQEAAILAQQQKKLPLAYQTNLVDYRTAAYSQALYQQSPTATSSSGGGPLSPIELQPQSKHHNHNHNLMKHGGGGGTSSSSHSSPYHQSYSSSGGTAAGEQLYQSPTERTYLAAAGRLQASNAIAGHHPISALQSQYQQLQAAKMQAQMATQSEAAQQQQRTFAMRQAMNPPTNHYHMSQSPSMVSNMTTMTQQQQQQQQQHQQQQRAPPSSLNLQNQYQPAQGPLKLQHQHQQQQLQQQQQPAMPKHYQEQLYAQQQQLQQQLQQQQLQQQQQQQQQQQQHRHKNDLQTPGSEHGTVYIQQNHPGHVVNQACQTQISAVKPKATPSSEESSSNSAKSPTHAPLDRKKSAGSIQALKSPITKRPPSTPVTLSGWLHKQGSDGLKVWRKRWFVLAEYCLYYYKGPEEEKLLGSVLLPSYRVSACLPEDKIYRKFAFKCEHQNMRTYWLAADNAESMMQWVRALAAASLMQAPSSGESDPSVNSSLNHSGENSDSGIHTMQSHLGKGQPTPSSENAGSSGGGSGQPLYANAPPKPRRINDGGYSSPSPEHNEQQQQQQQQQHPSRRLMSPTQQLYQQQQQHQRSQQQQQQQQQQQQPQQHHAIYDTRTGHVSTALQLQQAQQQYSLDHLEAQFQQQQLDMEEQIARLQQQRAAEEIYGEREMYMAKLMQQRQGPNGAYPTQQQLLQAERRTPDAYGRSKQQRLFAAAAAAADYEDIYNMSQLAGGAGGAMSAQEALLQEAASYRRPLSPPSYDASKHVPAMPQRYTPNHLEASAADQLINTMDLRARTAAAIVRPHSADFLEYEARAEAAAAAAAAAVAQSQQESGRAPRPKSSLDINRTPDSFYYSEASYADKMRKSALYLQSGGGGGGGGGAGAAQPQQAGNYRTAAGDFGSGVNTIGYENPYERAYKRQELLAEAQAQGGAASSMPRMSRSASQGRSVASQLQSPQQEDLPPLNVHPGSIFPPSMSTQEIISKNEQFLRSASARLPKRAGGMDDDYSAGNSTTTSPTSGGGGGASNSPQHHQDGERKREESMKRLLEWKQRMLQSPLTRKGIQQGGSNMSAMSKLGSNPNILLSSTAVASGARYAPHAGKTGLVGNGNGNGNGNGSAAAAGSAASTSGIQRSRSDSQANVGPGGVVYNNYSSDDEASISVRNVNNLPMGNLTVKPDPSDVQPESAFAPYYGGAAETKYAKNTVLTDRGLYAGNGLATSTPQNHQQFRMRRTGSRAEIDMLERETSSQIRNLDVSAGDLLSRTHEELVLLLIQLRRQSSQTARAIEQCCSDIHDVQNRLRSAEGLTRAESIQRLDYLKQHLLDLERHYEKSKPLVNLVDNMVKLGSLYRNDANGRVQPATLDRLEFNQRMQERQMLQEEQQQWERLSPNQAELQAKVRELYQLDQLLQEESGILQSLQRDKEDLERALGGLRARIHDSNATPMALEAAKKQQHILERELSRVHQLLADNSKKLEQTVAGNARLEQELLLLRQKVQATRGATTNGMGSDGSHINGDQTAAVLASELERVQSLVGDMQRQRHELSSAVRQLTENSTRLYQEIGNKEMNGGGSTNGSLKKRSNSTSWTETDLDANMLRCGSRQQLNDSTLNLSTPLYVDTNSSSKLSDYNRYNGGGSSDALEMSGVDSDGFLDSNPFALGLEKQEIKTVRIVKRESERRNRDRSERGLSSSIQNLDQVLEEEQYAQQQREHQQMYAQSLEEQMSNGHHSRSKSLPRNYSEPPKQRHSRHQNGKQNGHHFNGGYDYDRNSNYEHQPPPPPAPQSNGHGHHHHSQREQREQREQREHLNPLANAYFAKQLQQQVNPSRDSARVALRTKTDSLQSLNKSLTDISPEPVFQSVAARQIINEMSAGSASEDTEKAVEKVPPHHKHRRAVPREKRRHYTAPNNVNQKAMEKVQAENDMNRNNTNWRARDDLDMEVALRPRMNAPDVIRSALGQGEKISENTIDNLLLAPNKIVIPERYIPETTPELSPEEKKRRQEKVESIKKMLSEAPISSNENESLPPSKITAEKKQREHLLQLNQILAQQVMQVSKIVAGNPTSHN, from the exons atgtttGGCTGCATTTATCAGCTGTGGGACTG GTTGGAGGCGCCGCCGCTCTTCACCGCCGGCACCATGGACGCAAagaagctgcagcagctgcaggagGCAGCGATCCTggcgcagcagcagaagaagcTGCCGCTGGCCTACCAGACGAATCTCGTGGACTACCGGACGGCGGCCTACAGTCAGGCCTTGTACCAGCAGTCGCCCACGGCCACCAGCTCGAGCGGTGGAGGACCCCTATCGCCGATCGAGCTGCAGCCGCAGTCGAAGCaccacaaccacaaccacaaccTGATGAAGcacggcggtggcggcggaaCGTCCAGCAGTTCGCACAGTTCGCCCTACCATCAGTCGTATTCGAGCAGCGGCGGCACGGCGGCGGGGGAGCAGCTGTACCAGTCGCCCACGGAGCGAACCTATCTGGCGGCGGCCGGCAGATTGCAGGCCAGCAATGCCATCGCCGGACATCATCCCATTTCGGCGCTGCAGTCGCAGTACCAGCAATTGCAGGCGGCCAAAATGCAGGCCCAGATGGCCACCCAAAGCGAGgctgcccagcagcagcagcggacTTTCGCCATGCGACAGGCCATGAACCCGCCCACAAATCACTATCACATGAGTCAGTCGCCCAGCATGGTGTCCAATATGACCACGATgacccagcagcaacagcaacagcagcagcagcaccagcagcaacagagaGCTCCACCCTCttctttaaatttgcaaaatcaATACCAACCTGCTCAGGGCCCTCTGAAGTtgcaacatcaacatcagcaacagcagctgcagcagcagcagcaacctgCCATGCCCAAACACTACCAGGAGCAATTGTacgcacagcagcaacagctgcagcagcagttgcaacagcaacagttgcaacagcaacagcagcaacagcaacagcagcagcaacatcgtcACAAGAATGACCTGCAAACACCGGGCAGTGAACACGGCACCGTGTACATCCAGCAGAATCATCCCGGTCATGTGGTGAACCAGGCATGCCAGACCCAAATATCGGCCGTGAAGCCCAAAGCCACGCCCAGTTCCGAGGAGTCGTCGTCGAACTCGGCCAAGAGTCCCACCCACGCACCGCTGGATCGGAAGAAGAGCGCCGGCTCCATTCAGGCCTTGAAGTCACCCATCACGAAGAGACCACCCTCCACGCCGGTGACCTTGTCGGGTTGGCTGCACAAGCAGGGCTCCGACGGCCTAAAGGTGTGGCGCAAGCGCTGGTTCGTCCTCGCCGAGTACTGCCTGTACTACTACAAGGGGCCCGAGGAGGAGAAGCTGCTGGGCTCGGTGCTGCTGCCCTCATATCGCGTATCCGCCTGCTTGCCCGAGGACAAGATCTATCGCAAATTTGCCTTCAAGTGTGAGCATCAGAATATGCGAACCTATTGGCTGGCGGCGGACAATGCCGAGTCCATGATGCAGTGGGTGAGAGCTTTGGCGGCGGCCAGTCTGATGCAGGCGCCCAGCAGCGGGGAATCGGATCCCAGTGTGAATTCCTCGCTGAATCACAGTGGCGAGAACTCCGACTCGGGCATTCACACAATGCAATCGCATCTCGGCAAGGGGCAGCCCACACCCTCGTCGGAAAATGCCGGCAGCAGCGGGGGCGGCAGTGGTCAGCCTCTCTATGCAAATGCACCGCCCAAGCCGAGGCGCATCAACGATGGCGGCTACTCATCGCCATCGCCCGAGCACAacgaacagcagcagcagcagcagcagcagcaacatcctAGTCGCCGCCTTATGTCGCCCACGCAGCAACtctaccagcagcagcagcaacatcaacgatctcagcagcaacagcaacagcaacagcagcagcagcaaccgcaGCAACATCATGCCATCTACGACACGCGAACGGGCCACGTGTCCACCGCCTTGCAGCTGCAACAGGCCCAGCAGCAGTACTCACTGGACCACCTGGAGGCGCAgttccagcagcaacagctggACATGGAGGAGCAGATCGCCaggctgcagcagcagcgggcCGCCGAGGAGATCTACGGCGAGCGGGAGATGTACATGGCCAAGCTGATGCAGCAGCGGCAGGGTCCGAATGGGGCATACCCCACCCAGCAGCAGCTGTTGCAGGCGGAGCGGCGCACTCCGGATGCCTATGGGCGGTCCAAGCAGCAGCGGCTCTTTgccgccgcagccgccgcagcgGACTACGAAGACATCTACAACATGTCGCAGTTGGCGGGCGGTGCCGGAGGAGCCATGTCCGCCCAGGAGGCGCTCCTGCAGGAGGCGGCCAGCTACCGGCGACCCCTCAGCCCGCCCAGCTACGATGCCAGCAAGCACGTACCGGCGATGCCCCAGCGGTACACACCCAATCATTTGGAG GCCAGTGCCGCTGATCAACTAATCAATACCATGGACTTGCGTGCCCGCACGGCGGCGGCCATAGTGCGTCCCCACTCCGCGGACTTCCTGGAGTATGAGGCTCGTGCCGAGGCAGCTgcagccgctgccgccgcgGCGGTGGCCCAAAGTCAGCAGGAGAGTGGGCGTGCCCCGCGGCCCAAGTCCAGTTTGGACATCAATCGTACTCCGGACAGCTTCTACTACTCGGAGGCCAGCTATGCGGACAAGATGCGGAAGAGTGCACTCTATTTGCagagcggcggcggcggaggaggaggaggaggagctggagctgcTCAGCCGCAGCAGGCGGGCAACTACCGCACTGCAGCGGGAGATTTCGGCTCAGGGGTGAACACCATTGGCTACGAGAATCCCTACGAGCGGGCCTACAAGCGGCAGGAGCTGCTGGCCGAGGCACAGGCCCAGGGTGGAGCGGCCAGCAGTATGCCGCGCATGAGCCGGTCCGCCAGCCAAGGTCGCTCGGTGGCCTCGCAGCTGCAGTCGCCGCAGCAGGAGGACCTGCCGCCGCTCAACGTGCATCCGGGCTCCATTTTCCCGCCCTCGATGTCCACGCAGGAGATCATCAGCAAGAATGAGCAGTTCCTGCGCTCCGCCAGTGCCCGGCTGCCCAAGAGAGCGGGCGGCATGGACGATGACTACTCGGCCGGGAACTCCACCACCACTTCGCCGACGTCcggcggaggaggcggtgCCTCCAACTCGCCGCAGCACCATCAGGATGGCGAGCGGAAGCGGGAGGAGTCCATGAAGCGGCTGCTCGAGTGGAAGCAGCGCATGCTGCAGTCACCTCTGACCCGCAAGGGCATACAGCAGGGCGGCAGCAACATGTCCGCCATGTCCAAGCTGGGCAGCAATCCGAACATCCTGCTATCGTCCACGGCGGTGGCCAGTGGAGCACGCTATGCCCCCCATGCGGGCAAAACGGGACTGGtgggcaatggcaatggcaatggaaatggaaatggcagtGCCGCGGCAGCTGGGAGTGCAGCATCAACATCGGGAATCCAACGATCCCGATCCGACAGCCAGGCCAACGTGGGACCCGGCGGAGTGGTGTACAACAACTACTCCTCGGACGACGAGG CCTCGATTTCGGTGCGCAATGTGAACAATCTGCCCATGGGCAATCTGACGGTGAAGCCGGATCCCTCGGATGTCCAGCCGGAGTCCGCCTTTGCCCCGTACTACGGCGGAGCGGCGGAGACGAAGTACGCCAAGAACACCGTGCTCACGGATCGCGGACTTTACGCCGGAAACGGCCTGGCCACATCCACGCCCCAAAATCATCAGCAATTCCGGATGCGCCGCACCGGAAGTAGGGCGGAAATCGATATGCTGGAGCGCGAGACGAGTAGCCAGATCAGG AACTTGGATGTGTCGGCCGGGGATTTGCTGAGTCGCACCCACGAGGAGCTGGTCCTTCTGCTGATCCAGTTGAGGAGGCAGAGCAGCCAGACTGCCAGAGCCATCGAGCAGTGCTGCAGCGACATTCACGATGTGCAG AATCGCCTGCGCAGTGCCGAGGGTTTGACTAGAGCCGAAAGCATCCAGCGATTGGACTACTTGAAGCAACACCTTTTGGACTTGGAACGGCATTACGAGAAGAGCAAGCCGCTGGTCAATTTGGTAGACAACATGGTCAAGCTGGGTTCGCTGTATCGGAACGATGCCAATGGCAGAGTCCAACCAGCCACTCTGGATCGCCTGGAGTTCAATCAGCGGATGCAGGAGCGTCAAATgctgcaggaggagcagcagcagtgggAGCGCCTCAGTCCCAATCAGGCTGAGTTACAG GCCAAGGTGCGTGAACTCTACCAACTGGATCAGCTGCTGCAGGAGGAGTCGGGCATTCTGCAGAGTCTGCAGCGCGACAAGGAGGACCTCGAGCGTGCCTTGGGCGGATTGAGGGCTCGCATCCACGACAGCAATGCCACGCCCATGGCCCTGGAGGCGGCCAAAAAGCAGCAGCACATTCTGGAACGCGAACTTTCGCGTGTCCATCAACTGCTGGCCGACAACTCAAAG AAACTGGAGCAGACAGTGGCCGGTAATGCGCGgctggagcaggagctgcTCCTTCTCCGCCAGAAGGTGCAGGCCACCCGCGGAGCGACCACCAACGGAATGGGCAGCGATGGCTCCCACATCAATGGCGACCAGACTGCCGCCGTTTTGGCCTCGGAATTGGAGCGTGTGCAATCTCTGGTGGGCGATATGCAAAGGCAACGTCACGAACTCAGCTCGGCCGTGCGCCAGCTGACGGAGAACTCGACCAGGTTGTACCAGGAGATTGGCAACAAGGAGATGAACGGCGGTGGGTCCACCAATGGCAGTCTGAAGAAGCGCAGCAACTCCACCAGCTGGACGGAAACGGATCTGGATGCCAATATGCTGCGATGTGGTAGTCGTCAGCAGCTGAACGACTCGACCTTGAACCTATCCACGCCCCTCTATGTGGACACGAATAGCTCCAGCAAGTTGAGCGACTACAATCGGTACAatggcggcggcagcagcgatGCCCTGGAGATGAGTGGGGTGGATAGCGATGGCTTCCTGGACAGCAACCCCTTTGCCCTTGGCCTGGAAAAGCAGGAAATTAAGACGGTGAGGATTGTGAAACGGGAATCGGAACGCAGGAATCGCGACCGCAGCGAAAGGGGTCTGAGCAGCTCTATCCAGAATCTGGATCAGGTCTTGGAGGAGGAGCAGTATGCCCAGCAGCAGAGGGAGCATCAGCAAATGTACGCCCAGAGCTTGGAGGAGCAGATGAGCAATGGCCACCACAGTCGCTCCAAGTCGCTGCCCCGAAACTACAGTGAGCCCCCGAAGCAGCGGCACAGTCGCCACCAGAATGGCAAGCAGAATGGTCACCACTTCAATGGTGGCTACGATTACGATCGGAACAGCAACTACGAGCACCAGCCACCGCCACCTCCGGCTCCCCAGAGCAATGGCCATGGACACCACCATCACTCGCAGAGGGAGCAGCGCGAGCAGCGCGAGCAGCGGGAGCACCTCAATCCACTGGCCAATGCCTACTTCGCCAagcagctccagcagcagGTTAATCCCTCGCGGGACAGTGCCCGCGTGGCGCTGCGCACCAAGACGGACTCGCTGCAGAGCCTCAACAAGAGCCTAACGGACATCAGTCCGGAGCCAGTGTTCCAGAGCGTGGCCGCCCGCCAGATCATCAACGAAATGTCCGCCGGCTCGGCATCGGAGGACACCGAGAAGGCGGTGGAGAAGGTGCCACCGCACCACAAACATCGAAGGGCGGTGCCCAGGGAGAAGAGGCGCCACTACACTGCGCCGAACAATGTCAACCAGAAGGCCATGGAGAAGGTGCAGGCCGAGAACGATATGAATCGAAAT AACACAAACTGGCGAGCTCGCGACGATTTGGACATGGAGGTGGCCCTCAGACCTCGAATGAATGCCCCCGATGTGATTCGTTCTGCTTTAGGGCAGGGTGAAAAGATTTCGGAGAATACCATTGACAACTTGCTGTTGGCACCGAACAAAATAGTAATACCCGAGCGTTACATACCAGAAACA ACGCCTGAACTGTCGCCCGAGGAGAAGAAGCGTCGTCAGGAGAAGGTCGAGTCCATTAAGAAAATGCTGTCAGAGGCGCCGATTAGCAGCAAT GAGAACGAGAGCCTGCCGCCGAGCAAAATTACCGCCGAAAAGAAGCAGCGCGAACACCTGCTGCAACTCAACCAAATTTTGGCTCAGCAAGTGATGCAGGTCAGCAAGATCGTGGCCG GAAATCCCACTAGTCACAACTAA